The window AGAAAGCTTCTTTGAATATGCAGTGAATTCTGATGCGAGGCCAGATTTTGATAATTTAGGGGTAGAGCTAAAAGTTACTCCTTTTAGAAAGAATACAAATGGTACATTATCAGCTAAAGAAAGACTTGTACTAAACATCATTAATTATATGGAAGAAGTAAATACTGAATTTAAGACATCTAGCTTCTGGACAAAAAATCAGAAGTTACTTCTTATGTTCTATCAATGGGTTCCCGAGGTTGATAGGAAGGACTATCAAATATTTAAAAGTGTCTTATATACGTTTCCTGAAGCTGATCTTGAAATAGTAAAACAAGATTGGGATTTAATCATTAGAAAAATTAAAGAAGGAAAGGCCCATGAATTATCAGAAGGAGATACAATTTACCTAGGGGCAGCATCAAAAGGTAGTAATAAAACCTCTGTAAGAGATCAGCCATTTAGTAGAATTAAAGCAATGCAACGAGCGTTTTCTCTAAAACAATCATATATGACAGCTTTAGTCAGAAAATATATTAAAAATGAAGATTTAATACAGTTTGCTAACGCATCAGAATTAAAGCAAAAGTCTTTTAAAGAATTATTAGAATACAAATTTAAACCATTTATTGGAATGACTGATAAAAAAATTGCAGATATTCACGGAATTACTTATAACCCAAAATCTAAAAGTTTCGTAGCAATAGTAATAAGTGCACTTCTAGGTATAAAGGGCACCAAACTGGGTCAAATTGAAGAGTTTTCTAAAGCAAATATACAATTTAAAACTGTGAGACTTGAACCAAATGGCAAACCAAAGGAATCAATGTCGTTCGAGAATATAGATTTTTACCAATGGACCTCGGAAGAATGGGAAGAAAGTTATTTAAGAGAAAGGTTCTATGATACAAAGTTTCTTTTTGTTGTGTTC is drawn from Bacillus alkalisoli and contains these coding sequences:
- a CDS encoding Sau3AI family type II restriction endonuclease, which gives rise to MIYQTMNELMEKAREAEGKTFGEIDNFNRLDNKKSKGGLGQVVEESFFEYAVNSDARPDFDNLGVELKVTPFRKNTNGTLSAKERLVLNIINYMEEVNTEFKTSSFWTKNQKLLLMFYQWVPEVDRKDYQIFKSVLYTFPEADLEIVKQDWDLIIRKIKEGKAHELSEGDTIYLGAASKGSNKTSVRDQPFSRIKAMQRAFSLKQSYMTALVRKYIKNEDLIQFANASELKQKSFKELLEYKFKPFIGMTDKKIADIHGITYNPKSKSFVAIVISALLGIKGTKLGQIEEFSKANIQFKTVRLEPNGKPKESMSFENIDFYQWTSEEWEESYLRERFYDTKFLFVVFQYTETKKENPNRELVFKGIKFWNMPEETVENEIKELWEEVNRLINKNELEIEYVMRGKKLVESNNFPKISFNGVTHIRPKGADGQDKVALPNGNKITKQCYWLNNTYVADIVKDLI